A segment of the Hyperolius riggenbachi isolate aHypRig1 chromosome 8, aHypRig1.pri, whole genome shotgun sequence genome:
TAGAGGAAGAGCTGAGGGAACAAGGGAAGGAACGGGCCAGAGATGAAGATCTAAGGaaatgcagattccttctaaaaaggTCATCAGAGGTCTACCTGAGAGACCAACCCCAGCTTCTATCCATCTGAACATAAAGGCAGCTCTACGTGGACCTTTATGACTATTCTTGGGCGGCTCCCACAGCCTCGGGATGGTACGAGTTAGAAGAACCACTCCCTCAAAGAAGACCTAGAACTTCAGCAATGACTTCTAGAGGTCCTACATTTTAATGGCTGGGATCAGCCGTACAAAGAGACTTTCTGCCGATTTGGTTTGTTAGCGTCTACATAAACTGGGAACTTTATAACCTGCATTTTTGGGAGGGGAACAAAAGCAGAAATATCCTAAAAAAATATGAAGATAAACAATCTGGTTAATTTTTTTCAAAGTTCTACAGCAGCAAAGAGGAAGTACACCTCATCTATTTCCTGGACATCTCAGTGGAAAACATTTCTTCACTAAATTAAAAGTAGATAACATTGTAGTCCTATCGGGGGTTAGCCGTGTCCGTTCTCTGAAATGGCGAAGGACGAACGTGCAGGGTTTAGAGGTTTTTCCAGCGGCCTCTGCGCTTGCGAGGAGTTAGATAGGAGAACCTTTTCCGCTTGTTGGGCGGAGGAGAGATCGGAGAATTTGCTCGTTCTTCGACTACATCCTGTGCGACGGTTTCCTCTTCCTCCCTGTTGCGGTTCTCCTCTAGGTCGTAACTCACAGAACAAGGTTCTGATTCTGGCTCTGTCTTTGTGGGATAATAAACAGGGTTGAAGAGGCCTGAGGGAGCAGGCGAAGGTGCTTGAGGAGGTATTAGAGGCAGTATGGCGGCTAGGACGTTGGTCAGGCGGTCCATGCTCTGACGCAGGGTGTAGGTCAGATGTCGAATTGCTTCCGCCGTTTCCTGCTGGGCTCTCAGCATGGCGACTGTGGGATCGTAGTGCTGGCTGACAGCCCCCGGCGAAAGCATAGGAGAGGCAGAACCGGGAGGCATAGGGGGCGGGGAGGCCCCGTCTGATGGTTCCGGTGGGGGGCTCAGCTGGGGTAGTTGCACAGTGTGAAGCTGGGGCGTTGGGGATGGAGACTGTTTAGGTTGGAGGAGGAGAGGCGGGTCTGGGGGGCAACATGGGCCGCTCAGGGAATTCTCGGCGCTAGAAGAAGCCGGGCCGGGTAAATGCAAGTCTGtgggaggaagagaggaggattCTTATCAGCATTCGAAGAATACCTCTAACATCATCAAAAAAGAAAACATCtacggcttcaattcactaagacctgttcGGTAAAAAATAATAGGTTTGGTAAAATATAGCATTCGGCATTATAGActtttgtcacacatgtggtaatagtttggtaatttaccaaaaaagatgtattcaattcactaagacctgttcAGTAATAAGTAGAAGAGTaaccagctgtggagtaggtctcATCAGCAAACTATGTTctgctcagggctgtggagtccaggAGTCTGAACAATTTTTggctacctggagtcggaggtttcataaattgagaagttggatgatttttgtaccgattccatGGCCCTGATAAGGCTGTGGAGTcgtagttggtggtttcatacactgaggagtcggagttggtggtttcataaactgaggagtcggagttggtggtttcataaactctggagtcggagttggatgacttttgtaccgattccatagtagtttcataaactgaggagttggataatttttgtaccgactccacagccctggttcagcTACAGTGATGTTCTCCCACTTCTGTCCAGAATTGTGCTGATTCTTCTACTACAGGTTCTCTGTCCTGAGCCACTCCTCTGCAAGTTGCTGCTTCTGATAGTTAcaatagtaaaaggcatcccCCACATCCTTTTAGACTGCATGACTCCTCTAGTCCCTGTGATTCACTGTATCAGTCTATAAATATTTACGTCTAAAGAGATACAGGGGAAACCTCCATgaatgtgccctgctgtgtgtttatttttactttctgaTGTCCCGCCCTGCAGTACATCGGCACAAATGGAATGAGCAGGATGGGGTGACTCCTCCTATTGGCTGTCTCTTGCCTGTACATTTTACTGAATATCTGTTTGTTAGTTACCgaaagctccaggctggagataccgaacatctcacttgtgctACTGCATGCTCTGATGTTTGTGAACTGACgtttattgaggtatttaccttACTAGTCAgtcatttacctcactagttggtaattttaGTTTTCATGCATTAActgccttagtgaattgacatttgacaaggcatgtttggtaaaatcagctgctttactgaatgtggtaatgcttactGAATTGAAGCCTATAAATATTTAGAGAGAACCTGTAGAGAGAGAGAAACTAATACAGCCACCGACATGTTTATCTGGTTTTCTttttgattaaagtggacctgaactctttcacaggacagaaggaaaacataacagaaatgcaccctgtatgtatttagagagtttagcctgtctaattccccctcatttgtgactaatcacaactctaatttgatctctcagttgtgtcagctggctgccacggcagataagctaatttgtaaacacaggatgttaaccctgaaagcaggaagtagacactacagctttattgcaagatttgtatcagctgtaacaaagaaatgtttttctttaaaggttattaagcttttgcttattttttagatcagggaagttctgaattcaggtccactttaagcagtgtATAAGTCACAGACGGGCGTGATTCTGCAGACGGGCAAAACAGACCAAGGGCCCAGTCACACCTACCCGTCTCCATCATATCTAGGTCTGTCCATTGCATTTTTTACAATGCACAAATCAGACCTGCAAGATTTGTTTGTTCAGTTCTGCACTGCTACAAAATGGCACATGTCTGCCTGCCGGTGCCCTGGACACCACCATGGAGCTGTGCTATGCCAATACGCTGCTACTCCGGCACAGTGTGACCCAAGCTTGGCACTGCCACAGAATGGCACACATCCGCCCGCCAGTGTCCTGGACACCCCCATGGAGCTGTGCTATGCCAATACGCTGCCACTCTGGCACAGTGTGACCCAAGCTTGGCACTGCCACAGAATGGCACACATCTGCCCGCCAGTGCCCTGGACACCACCATGGAGCCGTGCTATGCCAATACGCTGCCACTCTGGCACAGTGTGACCCAAGCTtggctctgcactgccacagaatgGCACACATCTGCCCGCCGGTGCCCTGGACACCACCATGGAGCTGTGCTATGCCAATACGCTGCCACTCTGGCACAGTGTGACCCAAGCTTGGCACTGCCACAGAATAGCACACATCTGCCCGCCAGTGCCCTGGACACCACCATGGAGCCGTGCTATGCCAATACGCTGCCACTCTGGCACAGTGTGACCCAAGCTtggctctgcactgccacagaatgGCACACATCCGCCCGCCGGTGCCCTGGACACCACCATGGAGCTGTGCTATGCCAATATGCTGCCACTCTGGCACAGTGTGACCCAAGCTTGGCACTAAAGTGCTGGAGCTCAACAACACCCAACACTGAACAAGTCAAATTGTAACAGCAATCAGGCGGATGACAGAACACTGTATACCCGATGCCCAGGAGTAACATGCCAATCAGCTACAAACAGTACACACAGCGAGTGCCGGAGGGGGAGGttcatgtaaaggtggccacacacgatacactaaaatgatccgattttatggcaattcaataaaatAGATTGGATTTGCCCCCCAAAAAActcaacagcttttttttttttattcgagcaagaaatccgatcagatttcccatttttatacaaTAAAAGTTGATTggaagtggtggatttttctgatcaatttttatgaagattgtatggtgtgtgttagtcaATTTATGAATACACAATCcttagcaattttgtcagtttccaatcatttttatcataattggggaaaaattgaacataggtgtgtggtacatcggtcagatttttgaaatgttacgatcagtcagaaaaattgattgcaattcttgaattgaacagatatttaaaaaattgtatgttgtgtggccacttttaggcattaggtgtgtgtgtgtggagggaggTTAGgcattaagtgtgtgtgtgtgggttggggggggggtttaaacagtagagggcgctctactgtttaaacttcctgccgggacaggaagtgaagccagccgcaaccggaacgcggaacccagcggagaagaagacatcggtgacAGCGAGGAtacatgccggccagagcaggtaatgtattgctgctgtattgcgtcggtcatcgggcattcgaacgccactatcgaccCACGggcaatcgagcaaaatcttccgcacggacggctcgacgggaatcaacgggaacgattgatttcggacggaaatcaatcgtttgcgcaacgatttcacagcagattcgatcacagtgttcgaatctgctgtatatcggcgggaaaatcgttagatgtatgggccccttaagaagtcgctctccatagaAATAGAAAGAAGGGTGGtcccacccatccaccaggtggataattatcacttagacaatacaatacagaggcaccaacagagtCAAAGGATCAAGTTAAAAAGGTATAAACTGAGGGGCAAAGGTGGATTTACCTCCCCGACAAAAACACAACTATTGTATAAGATAAAGAAAACCGgtatttattcttactccaaaaacaacgcgtttcgctggtctcaagcctgcttcctcaggcaacaatACACAAGGAGCAACTTTTGAGTTGTGCACGCTAGTGACAGAGGCGCTTTACTAGCGTGCACAACTGgttttggagtaagaataaatacCGGTTTTCTTGATCTTACACAATAGTTGTGTTTTtgtcggggaggtaagtccacccttgcccctcattttatacctttttaacttgatccttttaggcctcgttcacatcatttagcgcagatggatgtgcgatcggaacgcaacgcgtccaatcgcacgccatctgcgctcctatgcgctgcagatcccattcattacaatgaatgggatctgcgctgcgattcacaaaaatgcgtgcagtacgTGATAGCGCAATcgtgctgccacgcagcgcatatgatgggaacggtagaagggctgtctatgcccttctaccgttcttgcatgtcgcacactatacgcgctgccaaaatgcgcacgtctgaacgaggccttactctgttggcgcctctgtattgtgttgtctgactgaagtgtgactggattagctgcatgcttgtttcaggtgagtgattcagacactactgaagtctaagagatcagcagggctgccaggcaactggtattgtttaacaggaaataaatatggcagcctccatatccctccggcTTCAGGGTTGCTCTGGATCTTCCACCAGCTACCTGTGTCCTCCTCACCGACCCCCACCGCAACTGCCGAGACCCGGGGTCCTCCTCCTGcatgagcagctgcagctcactgcacaggcgcagcacagcaagcttgtcagatatgttatgGGGGTCTGTAAGCAGCAACGATGGGGACGAGGAGGACACagtaagcctctggactatccagcgtcttcccttaaagtgaacctccggactaaaaatctactcagcagcactgaaagcatcatttttagctgcatttttagctaagctccacccatcaaagaaaaaaagcccagtctttttttccctgatactgtgcagagcatgatgggatttcctatgttgttattcacgttgcctagcaactgggagaggtgctcaggacacaggacagttggaactgtgtctcatcctccctgtcacctcctttcaaccaaaaagatggctgcccccatgaaatcacaaacatttctgttcttttaaaacagggtgggtaagagattatattacctatttattttaattaacataactaatgtaacagtatgtttgtttaggctggagttcctctttaagggctcatttccatatagTACGCTTTCAGCTACGCTTATGGAAACACGATTGCAGGGACAGCAGACTTGCCGCACATGGTTGACTGCATTTCGGGGACACTTCAACCCGCCATCCCATTCAGTAATGAATGGGACTGCAAGCCCCGCCCCCCGCCGGGAGTGATGCACAGGGGCTCTGCACTGTAATGGGGACAGGTAAGGGGGGACAGgggtcattaggatccagaggcttccctctcccgaggtaagtaccccccaggggctgttttatttttttgttattgtcTCCTCCTGCGCAACTCACCTGTGCGTTCTGCCGCCACCATTCACCCTAGTGTGTGCCCAGCGTCAGAAGCAGAGAGCCAGACATCCagtaaagctgcatacacacctctaatttttattggccaatgattggccagttttaacCATCTCCAAGTAGTAGTAGGAGGGCCAatggattttgaatactatgaacaaattgtgtaggtaagctctcatactacacggaggtgtcaaaactggccaatcattattggatgtgtgtacgcgccctaaagcctggaacacactttcaatcaggggcgtagcaatagaggttgcgaccgcatcggggccctcgggccagaggggccccaaagggtccactttctatcacagtattagatctctactggtcctgtgcttgtcataatcacttctatagatactttgaatggtggtaattattaacaaactattccccatccccttcttgcacctctgacactgtagttgccattggcaggttttggtgcgccagatcaattgttatgtattgagtgcttgagggggggggtgggggatgtaaaaattgcaccggggtccacagctccttagctacgccaatgctttcaattactgaccaattttaacacctccatgtagtatgagcgtcacctgatattgaatactatgagcaaaaCTATGAGCAAAAAAATTGTGTATATAAACCCTCGAAATCCACTTGAGCAGGCACCGTCACGATataaataagctctttattgatcacatgGGTTAAAAAGCAGttaacaacgacagaccgctgtttcgagcttcaTGCTCTTTGTCAAGTTGTCAAGAGACTGCAATACCAGTCTCTTGACAACTTGACAAAGAGCAtgaagctcgaaacagcggtctgtcgttgttaaCTGCTTTTTAACCcatgtgatcaataaagagcttatttatATCGTGACGGTGCCTGCTCAAGTGGATTTCTACAATTTACAGTCTCAGTGGTGTGGAGAACTGCGAGCTGAGGCACGTCCTTGAATCTTCCAGTTGATGGGTGCTGCTCTACCAATCTGCACTGTTTGTATATAAaccctcatagtacatggaggtggtagaattggtcagtgattggccaatcataattgaaagtgtgtaccaggctttacagtagTCAAACAATGACAGCTGAATGTTTATAGAAAAACACTGGGGGCCGCTGTATGCCACACTCAGGTGACTGAGAACACACTCAGTGTCGGTATCCAATCATCTTCTTCTATAAAAGCTGCCTCCTGATTGGTTAGCGGTCAGTGGAGGACGGCAGGTGACGTATTGCGCGGGAGTGTCATGTCAGCCCCAAGGGCTCTGTGTgtaggaagggggtgggggagatACATCCACGGACTGAACCCTTCCTGCCTCTTTACCTTCACTTCATCCATAGGGATGGAAATCATTCCTACCAGcatattgtgtgtcgctgctgttgGGCTAATCAAATGAACTTTCTGCCAATTTGGGCCAATCGTGGCCAAATCCAAGAGATGTACAATTAGGAGTGTAAAAtgattaaaggataccggaactgacatgtgacatgatgagatagacgtgtgtatgtacagtgcctagcacacaaataactaggctgtgttcctttttttctttctctgcctgaaagagttaaatatcaggtatgtaagtggctgactcagtcctgactcagacaggaagcgacTCCTTCACCGGGGATGGGAATACtccccccctttctttccctgctcaccagatggATTCTTTCTACTATGCGTATCTCTCCACACCATCCTCGTGTGTATCAATACCTCACAATATAGAATCTAGGAGTGACGCGCTGAAGCAGGAAGAGAGACCCAGAGTGCCGTGGCCGGACCGCTTCTGGAGGATAACGGTGACTATTTGTTGGGCTTTGATACAAGTTTTTATGATGTACGCATATGCATTTTAGCAGGAcaaatgttttaaccacttcgcatccagaccttgttttccccttattgaccagagcagttttgacgttttagctatgtccctattcaatcagcaataactttatccctactcacggcagctaaatgatctagatatcgattttttcaggataaactagactttcattgggggatattttgtcccgagaattttttttttttgcgcattttagcgggaaaaaagagggaaaaccgttaaaattgcattacttcgcaggttttcttcaattctactaaaaaatacaaagtgctacagtaggtaaaagacatgccatcagtatgaagtcccccaaggatagatagccagatgtgtgcccagtatcagaccccccagtatagcaagatgtgccccccaatatcGGCCtctattatagccagatgtgtccccgcaTTTgcgaccccccacacacacacatatatatatatatatatatatatatatatacagctgtgTATCCCAAAtaagcacccctcattatagccagatgtatccccaggatcagtgttccccattatagccagatgttcccttttgccaattagtaaggcagctgacagtgccggggggtgcgctctgaaacgcacctgttcctgcacaacagggctgcaaggaggtcagtatatctacgtcgctgtggcttggagggtgccacagctgacgtagatatactgtagtggaggggaaagtggttaataaacgGTTTTACACATGGCAAGTTTTTTTATAGTGTGAGGTATTGATACACACGAGGACAGCGTGGAGAGATACACATAGTAGAAAGAATccatctggtgagcagggaaagaaaggggggggggagtattccCATCCTCGATGAAGGTGGTTGCCTGCACATCCCTGGACTTAGCAGAGTGTGTAAAGGGTGcacggaagtgtcagctgatgatGAGCTTGCTGCACTATGATATGTGTTTGTTTCTTTTAAGGTGTATATATGATCAGTGGATTCAAGCATCTATGAATGGTTGATACTGCTGAACATTGAGCGCTAGTGGAAGTGGATTGAACTGATTTGGAAACTGAGGTGGTTTTTTTCCAGAGCGCTCCACCGATTTTATAAGGTTGCTAAGCACTGCTAAATCTTAAGCGCGATTCTTTTACTGTTTGAAttaaaattgtatcgttagtggccatcttCCGAGAAGGCGACCTACCCATCGAGAGACCATCCACTTACTCAAGAGGGTTGAAGGCGGTTGCTATTTAGCAACCGGGTTTGTGAGTACGGACGTTCCCGTTATCGGCAACTCAGGCAACCAGAagcctcaactaaccggcatgcctgaggggataaggGGGACTTTATTGTGGATGTCTGCAGCCTGTACAATACAGtagttaccgagcctccagcgatgtgtaGCAGCCTTCCACTTGCTCCTAGCGCTATCTGTGCACGCAAgttggcatgtcatgtgaccccgAGGTAGGTCAGGTGACAGGCTGGCTCCTATGCACGGGGGAAGCCGGAAAGCCACAGGAGGTACAGGAAGGCTGGAGTCTCGTTGAGTATTTGGGGGGGAAGTTTGTGCTTGTTTGGGAACTGGCAAGCACAAGTCTCTGGCATCAGGAGATCCCTGCTGGTGCTGGATACTAGGAATTTTGCTGTACCTAATTCTTTTTCCACAAACCTTCTTCCACGTGTCACAATACACTACACTCTATTGGGCTCCTGGTTTCTGTGTATTTTTCAATCAAAGTCACATGGTCCGCCTCCTGCACAATTTGAAGGAAACTAGAATCTTATTGGCACACCAGTTGACCCCTCTATTCATCTagcgcatacatgtcaaactccggcccgcgggccaaatttggccctaagAGCCATTAACAACTAGAGAcgtggcgaacatctctaaatccctggGGCTttaactacttccgggtcgcactgacccggagtagtacgcctgcactgcccggcggagcgcgtcctagatcgcgctcctgttgccgggcactttctgcgcgtgtgcatgacgtcatgaacgacgtcacgatcatgcgcagagagtgcctggcaacaggagcgcgatctaggaagcGGAAGTAGTTAAAGCTCCTGAgacgttcgccgggcgaacagttcgccacatctctattaaccacctgggcgttacggacgagctcagctcgtccagtaacgccgcggtggattgctcaggccctggtgggccgatttgcattatttttcttttaaaaacacgCATTCTCCCGAAAGTCGCCGctcgccgccaatccgccgcgaaagagggccccccgcagaccccttgcgcagcctggccaatcaccgcaagGCTGTGCCATGGCGTGGATCGGGACTGTCCCTGACGTCAGTCcgatcattgccatggcgacaggggaagccctacaggaaatcccgttcagaacgggatttcctgatgggtatcaacgccggcagcgatcggaagggtgggagggagagagcagggaggggggaatcatgtagctagcgctaggctagctacatgaaaaaaaaaatttggtaaaaaaaccctcccgcggccgtgcgccgcgagtaatcaaaacgccagggaggttaaatttggccctcaagtggtttccccacttactATTAtgcttggcccactctagacccccagggaagctatactggaggtgaagccctagaacaccagggaagccatatggggaggtagagggaaagcacttaacactagggaactgtataggggagggtgggggtctctagacaccagggaactgtataagggagggggggcattagacaccagggaactttgtaAGGGATgatggtggccagtagacattgaggttggcctgcgactaggtcccagtgtacaatttcagcccactttgagtttgacacctctgatCTAGCGGATGAGAAACAGACCTGATGAGCGAGGCGATCCCCAGgactcacccacagctccttgcCGTGACCCAGGAACGTAGGGGTCCCGCCCCGCCACCAAGCCTGGACCCAGTATAGCAAATATAGTCTCCTCCTCAGCCGTCAGCACCTCCTCCGCCGTCCCGTTCTGGGTGGAGTGTGGGACCCTGGCCAGCTTCTCCTTGGTCCGCCTCTTAAAGTCATTCCAGCGCTTCTGGACTTCCTGCGCCGTGCGCTTCCAGTTGGTGATGGCGTTTATCTTGGCGGCGATGCCCTCCCAGACCTGCCGTCGCTCAGCAACGCTCAGTCTCCGGGACTGGGCTCCGTACAGCATGGAGTAATTGGCACGCACCTCCCGGATGAGGATCTGGTTCTCCTCGTACGAGAAGCGGGGCTTCCGGAGGCGCGTCACTTCCTCCCCATCGCCCGACATGGCGAGGGCGTTCACTATGGCCTCCAGATTGGCTGCAGGAGAAACAGAGCAGGGATGTTACACAGGGCATGGAAGACAGACAGGACAGAGTTACAGCTCGCCACCTAGTGGGTGCTAAAGTCACTGCACTTCCTGTGATGGCAGGAAGTGAAGGGAACTTTCTGTGGGGACACAGACAGCGGTAAAGGTGTCCCTATATTACTTGATTTTCCATTGAACAATTAAGGCTGTGGCCCACTAGAGTGCTTTTAGCTGTGCTTTGGAATCGCCAGCAATTCTAAATGCACTAGGCTAATGAAAGTCAGAGGCCGCAAACCTCCAGGAGCGAATCGGGAAATCACAGTTGGCGGGTCCCAGCAGGATTTTCAGGACGAGTGCA
Coding sequences within it:
- the MYPOP gene encoding myb-related transcription factor, partner of profilin isoform X1, which gives rise to MQRAVRDMLGWEGKEVERQLKKLQKANLEAIVNALAMSGDGEEVTRLRKPRFSYEENQILIREVRANYSMLYGAQSRRLSVAERRQVWEGIAAKINAITNWKRTAQEVQKRWNDFKRRTKEKLARVPHSTQNGTAEEVLTAEEETIFAILGPGLVAGRDPYVPGSRQGAVGESWGSPRSSDLHLPGPASSSAENSLSGPCCPPDPPLLLQPKQSPSPTPQLHTVQLPQLSPPPEPSDGASPPPMPPGSASPMLSPGAVSQHYDPTVAMLRAQQETAEAIRHLTYTLRQSMDRLTNVLAAILPLIPPQAPSPAPSGLFNPVYYPTKTEPESEPCSVSYDLEENRNREEEETVAQDVVEERANSPISPPPNKRKRFSYLTPRKRRGRWKNL
- the MYPOP gene encoding myb-related transcription factor, partner of profilin isoform X2, whose amino-acid sequence is MQRAVRDMLGWEGKEVERQLKKLQKANLEAIVNALAMSGDGEEVTRLRKPRFSYEENQILIREVRANYSMLYGAQSRRLSVAERRQVWEGIAAKINAITNWKRTAQEVQKRWNDFKRRTKEKLARVPHSTQNGTAEEVLTAEEETIFAILGPGLVAGRDPYVPGSRQGAVDLHLPGPASSSAENSLSGPCCPPDPPLLLQPKQSPSPTPQLHTVQLPQLSPPPEPSDGASPPPMPPGSASPMLSPGAVSQHYDPTVAMLRAQQETAEAIRHLTYTLRQSMDRLTNVLAAILPLIPPQAPSPAPSGLFNPVYYPTKTEPESEPCSVSYDLEENRNREEEETVAQDVVEERANSPISPPPNKRKRFSYLTPRKRRGRWKNL